GCAGCACCCGATAAGCGGCCCGCAGTAGTGTCGTCTTTCCACTACCATTCGGCCCGACGATACCTACGACTTGGCCGGACTCGGCCACCAGACTGACCTCCGAGCAAATCTCTACGGAGCCAATTCCCACCGTTATCTCGGATAGAGTCAGCGATAGTGGACCAGGGCCAGTGAGATCCAATGGTGGCTTGGAAGTATCGTTCTCCGACTGGTCAGCGGGCATGATCTGATCCTCGCAGTCGGGAGCGGAGGAGTAAGGCGAACACCGGTGCGCCGACGAGTGCGGTGATCACCCCGATAGGGAGCTCGCGGGGCTGGATCACCAGCCGCGCGAGCACGTCTGACCACAGCAGGAAGAGCGCTCCCACGAGCGCCGCGAGCGGAAGTACGCGGCGATGATCGGAGCCCACCACCATCCGCGCGGCGTGCGGGATGACAAGGCCCACGAAGCCGACCCCGCCTGCCAGTGCGACCGACGTGCCCGTGAGGAGTGCGACGACTACGAAGAGGACGCGGCGCAGCCGGTCCGGCGGTACCCCCATGCTCGTAGCGGTCTCATCGCCGAAGAGAAGCAAGTTCAGCGCGCGGGCCTGGGCCAGGAGATAGACGAGCCCGATGACGAGTAGAAGCGCGGGCAGTCCGAGCTGATCCCAGCGAGCGCCACCAAGCGCGCCGAGCATCCAGAATAGGGCGATGCGCGCCGTATGACTCTGCTCGCTGATGAAGATAAGCATGCTGGTCACGGCCGCGAACAGGTAGCTCACCGCGATCCCGGCGAGCACCAATCGCAATGGACTGAGGCCGCCCGACGAACTCGCCAGCAGGAAGGCCAGTCCGTAGCCTATGAGGCCACCCGCGAATGCAGCAACCGACAACGTGTACATCCCCGCGAATGCCCA
Above is a genomic segment from Dehalococcoidia bacterium containing:
- a CDS encoding iron ABC transporter permease; translated protein: MTKLLRSGTTRSLGYVVRPLRIAGFGFAAALGVLCVALAVSIVLAVTLGPADIFPMTAWRIGIHQLWPDVASADWPAAHERIVWHIRLPRALLAVLVGATLSVVGTVLQAMVRNPLADPTILGGTSGAAAGAVSVMVLGWAFAGMYTLSVAAFAGGLIGYGLAFLLASSSGGLSPLRLVLAGIAVSYLFAAVTSMLIFISEQSHTARIALFWMLGALGGARWDQLGLPALLLVIGLVYLLAQARALNLLLFGDETATSMGVPPDRLRRVLFVVVALLTGTSVALAGGVGFVGLVIPHAARMVVGSDHRRVLPLAALVGALFLLWSDVLARLVIQPRELPIGVITALVGAPVFALLLRSRLRGSDHAR
- a CDS encoding ATP-binding cassette domain-containing protein; translation: MPADQSENDTSKPPLDLTGPGPLSLTLSEITVGIGSVEICSEVSLVAESGQVVGIVGPNGSGKTTLLRAAYRVL